In Bacteroidia bacterium, one genomic interval encodes:
- a CDS encoding UDP-2,3-diacylglucosamine diphosphatase, with protein MAKRKIDLLVISDVHLGTYGCHARELANYLKSVDPGKIIPNGDIIDGWQFSKNFWPQTHSEVLKIIVDFMASGTPVYYLTGNHDEILRKFSGFQLSNFHLVDKLVIEENGEKFWFFHGDIFDLSVNYAKWIAKIGGYSYDYLILLNRWINLILEKMGKEKVSISKKIKNSIKSAVKFSNDYEKIAIDHAIDQGYDYVICGHIHQPCMRTFESEKGKVTYLNSGDWVENLTSLEYTDGKWSLFYYPTEIPNTTIKPIGELGLLNGKALKVA; from the coding sequence ATAGCCAAACGAAAAATTGACCTCCTAGTTATCTCCGATGTTCATTTGGGAACCTATGGCTGCCATGCCAGAGAATTAGCTAATTATTTAAAATCTGTTGATCCGGGTAAAATAATTCCAAATGGAGATATCATAGATGGTTGGCAATTTAGCAAAAACTTTTGGCCCCAGACACATAGTGAAGTCTTAAAGATAATTGTAGACTTCATGGCAAGTGGAACACCGGTTTATTACCTAACAGGAAATCACGATGAAATACTGCGAAAATTCTCTGGCTTTCAGCTTTCGAATTTTCATTTAGTTGACAAACTCGTTATTGAAGAAAATGGAGAGAAGTTTTGGTTCTTTCATGGAGACATTTTTGACCTTTCAGTCAATTATGCCAAATGGATTGCGAAAATTGGAGGGTATAGTTACGATTACCTCATTTTACTGAATCGATGGATAAACCTGATCTTGGAAAAAATGGGAAAAGAAAAAGTTTCCATATCCAAGAAAATTAAGAATTCCATTAAATCAGCAGTAAAATTTTCAAATGATTATGAAAAAATTGCCATTGACCATGCAATAGATCAAGGGTATGACTATGTTATTTGTGGGCATATTCACCAACCCTGCATGAGAACTTTTGAATCAGAAAAAGGCAAGGTAACCTATTTAAATTCAGGCGACTGGGTAGAAAACTTAACCTCCTTGGAATATACAGATGGAAAATGGTCCCTTTTTTATTACCCTACCGAAATTCCAAATACAACGATTAAACCCATAGGGGAATTAGGCCTTTTAAACGGCAAGGCTCTCAAAGTTGCTTAA